One stretch of Arachis duranensis cultivar V14167 chromosome 1, aradu.V14167.gnm2.J7QH, whole genome shotgun sequence DNA includes these proteins:
- the LOC107473192 gene encoding uncharacterized protein LOC107473192 isoform X2, whose translation MRESNMVGSDESKSKYSIVCWLMLMGMVIATTFTAAEDCETDLRGLEIECLYYMHKGEPSTLMNPNKRCCDVIQQANLPCCCANLNRKLYLLDWRKVLHVLNFCGKPLAVGTKCGSFTVPPGPPPKK comes from the exons ATGAGAGAATCGAATATGGTTGGTTCTGATGAATCCAAATCCAAATATTCCATAGTTTGTTGGTTGATGTTGATGGGAATGGTTATTGCAACAACATTTACAGCAGCAGAGGATTGTGAAACCGATCTTCGTGGGCTTGAAATAGAGTGCTTGTATTACATGCATAAAGGAGAGCCTTCAACACTTATGAACCCTAATAAACGCTGCTGTGACGTCATTCAACAAGCCAACCTTCCATGCTGCTGCGCTAATCTCAATCGCAAATTAT ATTTGCTTGATTGGAGGAAAGTGTTGCACGTCTTGAACTTTTGTGGCAAACCTCTTGCTGTTGGTACCAAGTGTGGAA GTTTCACTGTTCCACCAGGTCCACCGCCAAAAAAGTAA
- the LOC107473192 gene encoding uncharacterized protein LOC107473192 isoform X1: MRESNMVGSDESKSKYSIVCWLILMGMVIATTFTAAEDCEIDLRGLQIECLIYMHIGEPSTIMNPNKRCCDVIQQANLPCCCANLNRKISYPPGSTIEDLLDWRKVLHVLNFCGKPLAVGTKCGSFTVPPGPPPKK, from the exons ATGAGAGAATCGAATATGGTTGGTTCTGATGAATCCAAATCCAAATATTCCATAGTTTGTTGGTTGATCTTGATGGGAATGGTTATTGCAACAACATTTACAGCAGCAGAGGATTGTGAAATCGATCTTCGTGGGCTTCAAATAGAGTGCTTGATTTACATGCATATAGGAGAGCCTTCAACAATTATGAACCCTAATAAACGCTGCTGTGACGTCATTCAACAAGCCAACTTACCATGCTGCTGCGCTAATCTCAATCGTAAAATAT ctTACCCGCCTGGGTCTACAATAGAAGATTTGCTTGATTGGAGGAAAGTGTTGCACGTCTTGAACTTTTGTGGCAAACCTCTTGCTGTTGGTACCAAGTGTGGAA GTTTCACTGTTCCACCAGGTCCACCGCCAAAAAAGTAA